Proteins found in one Cetobacterium somerae genomic segment:
- a CDS encoding ArnT family glycosyltransferase: MRFKDDAYKERYKLFFIGYFALTIGITFLRFPDIRNELKYFVITEQMVETKNFIILKYFTELYPDKPPIYFWILGLVRYISKDNFYPISLIIANIIPAGITAFLSFKLSKLYWNEKMAYISTAIFITLPYIFGVSLVLRMDTLMTAFIMGSIYLFFSSYLDKKEISLNKSIYFYSCIALGVLVKGGAAFIIPILTVLFYLYLDNNLSYLKKMRLLLGVGIIVTILGIWFLMMLSFPEGKTYIGLILGQETLGRVVKAKTHTRPIYYYLKLLPLTTLPIAPFFIIGLYRNLRNLKNRKKWKKIDKIAFSLFIPNLVFFSLISGKLDIYLLPLYYGIVIISLRAIERIWSGSKEKFYRTLLYINCIILSVCVGLLPYYNKNFTIKESIEILKENSEKVYSYRFEDAKNISNEINKNSIENITLEDLSKMNEGELLLVKKKYKKDISDKNLEEIYSNKEYVILIKK, from the coding sequence ATGAGATTTAAAGATGATGCATACAAAGAGAGATACAAATTATTTTTCATAGGCTATTTTGCTTTAACTATAGGAATAACTTTTTTAAGATTTCCAGATATAAGAAATGAGTTAAAATATTTTGTAATAACAGAACAAATGGTAGAAACTAAAAACTTTATAATTCTTAAATATTTTACAGAGCTTTATCCAGATAAACCACCAATATATTTTTGGATATTAGGTTTGGTTAGATATATTAGTAAAGATAATTTCTATCCAATCTCTCTAATTATAGCAAATATTATACCAGCAGGAATAACTGCTTTTTTAAGTTTTAAACTATCTAAGCTATATTGGAATGAAAAAATGGCATATATATCTACCGCTATTTTTATAACATTACCATACATATTTGGAGTATCACTAGTACTTAGAATGGATACTTTAATGACAGCATTTATAATGGGAAGTATTTATCTTTTTTTCTCATCTTATTTAGATAAAAAAGAGATATCATTAAATAAGAGTATTTATTTTTATAGCTGTATAGCTTTGGGAGTTTTAGTAAAAGGAGGGGCTGCTTTTATTATTCCTATATTAACTGTATTATTTTATTTATATTTAGATAATAATTTAAGTTATCTAAAAAAAATGAGATTATTATTAGGAGTAGGAATAATAGTAACTATTTTAGGAATTTGGTTTCTAATGATGTTAAGTTTTCCAGAGGGTAAAACTTATATAGGATTAATATTAGGACAAGAAACTTTAGGAAGAGTTGTTAAAGCAAAAACACATACTAGACCTATATATTACTATTTAAAACTTCTACCATTAACAACTTTACCAATAGCTCCATTTTTTATAATAGGACTTTATAGAAATCTAAGAAATCTTAAAAATAGAAAAAAGTGGAAAAAAATTGATAAAATTGCATTTAGTTTATTTATTCCGAATTTAGTATTTTTTAGTTTGATAAGTGGTAAATTAGATATTTATCTACTTCCACTTTATTATGGGATAGTTATAATTTCATTAAGAGCTATTGAAAGAATTTGGAGTGGATCAAAAGAGAAATTCTATAGAACTTTATTATATATTAATTGTATAATATTAAGTGTTTGTGTGGGATTATTACCGTATTATAATAAAAATTTTACAATAAAAGAGAGTATAGAGATTTTGAAAGAAAATAGTGAAAAGGTTTATAGTTATAGATTTGAAGATGCTAAAAATATTTCTAATGAAATAAATAAAAATTCAATAGAAAATATAACTTTAGAGGATTTAAGTAAAATGAATGAAGGTGAATTACTTTTAGTTAAAAAGAAATATAAAAAAGATATTTCAGATAAAAATTTAGAAGAAATTTATTCAAATAAAGAGTATGTTATTTTAATAAAAAAATAA